The genomic interval TAGAAGTAGTTGATTAGCTTTCAACAAAGAAAAAGGAGAAGAAAGAAAACCCACCAAGTACTAAAGAACTTGATGAGTTTTCCCGATTTGTCTGATCAACTATCACAACGTATAAAGTGTGTAAAACTTACAAATTAGCCTAACAACAAGTTGGCTATTTGTGGTCGGCGGTGGTAAAATATTTGCATGAGTAAAGAACCTTGCACTTTTTTGTGAGTATCTCTCTGGGTCTTAAATTGGACAACAGAGAGGGGTGATAGTGATGCATACATTGGTAGAAATAAATATCAATGCAGATACATTACTAACGATTGTGTTAGCGATTATACTGATAATGTCCGCTATAAACCGCATGACAAAAAAATAAGCTGATTAAGTTTTCGCAGAACTTAATCAGCCAACCAAAAGGTTCGTTTGGTATTCACAAGCACGAGTTGTGAGCCTTTACTCAGAGGATGCTAGTGATAGCTAGTATCCTCTTTTTTTATTACAAATAAATCATAGCATGAAAACACCATTACCGCAACAAATAAAGTGCAAAAATATTACAAATTAGCCTAACAACAAGTTGGCTATTTGTGGTCGGCGGTGGTAAAATATTTGCATGAGTAAAGAACCTTGCACTTTTTTGTGAGTATCTCTCTGGCCCTTAAATTGGACAACAGAGAGGGGTGATAGTGATGCATACATTGGTAGAAATAAATATCAATGCAGATACATTACTAACGATTGTGTTAGCGATTATACTGATAATGTCCGCTATAAGCCGCATGACAAAAAAATAAGCTGATTAAGTTTTTCGGAGAACTTAATCAGCTAAACCAAAAAGGTTCGTTTGGTATTCACAACCATCAATTGTGAGCCTTTACTAAGAGGATGCTAGTGACAGCTAGTATCCTCTTTTTTATTACAAATACATTATACCATAGCAAATTAAAGTTAAACAACTAATTAGTAGGCAAAAGTTACACCAATATGTCGAATGTTAAGAAAACGCTTACAACTTTTTAACTATATACCTCTAGAATCTGATAAAATGGTACAAATGATAAATAAAGGGGATATTTGCATATGACAGATTTACAAAATATTGAACCGCACGCACTACGTAAATTAATTAGAGATAAGAAAGTGACCGGACATACAAGCGGTATGGCAAAGGGATATATACAAGCTAACGTAGTGATTCTACCATTAGATTACGCTTATGATTTTCTTAAGTTCTGTTTTAAAAATCCTAAAACTTGTCCACTTCTTGATATTTCAGAAGTAGGAGAAGTCAATTTTTCAAAATATGGTAAAGATGCAGATATTACAACAGATGTAGGAGCCTATCGAGTATATGAAAATGGGGAACTTATTGAAACACCTACGGATGTTAAACATTTATTTAATGATCAAATGGTCAGCTTTTTAATTGGATGCAGTTTTACATTTGAACACGCATTGTTAGAAGCAGGAATTCCATTACGACATCTTGAAGAAGGACACAATGTACCTATGTATATTACTAATATACCTGCTGAACCAGCTGGGCGCTTTGACGGTAATATTACAGTAAGCATGCGTCCTATGACAATGAAAGATGCGATTCGTGCTACAGAAATCACGACACACTTTAAAAATGTTCACGGTACTCCGATTCATATCGGCAACCCAGCAGACATCGGTATTAAAGATCTAGAAAAACCGAATTTCGGGGAACCGGTAAAAATTAAAGAAAATGAAGTTCCGGTATTTTGGGGATGTGGAGTAACACCGCAATCTGTAGCGCTCGATGCTAAACCAGAATTGATTATCACTCATGCGCCAGGCCATATGTTTATTACGGATGTAAAAGATAGTGAACTAAGCGATTAAAGACAAAATAAAAAACAGAAGTATACATGCATTAAATATTTATTTAGAATGTTGACCCAGTCTAACTGGGTTTTTTAGTGTTCTTTTTAAATATTACACACATTCTGAATTTTGTATATTTTTATTATAGAAAATGGTTTTAAATGTAAATTTCGTTTTATATAAATATAAATGGGGAAGAGATTAAGGCAGTTCTACTTTTATTAAATTGTGAGGGGGATTTACATTGAGTAATAAAGAGGAAAATAACAATAAAAAGCTTGAACAGTTAGAACAATTTAAGAAAAATGGTAAAGACCAACCGATGACTACGAATAACGGTACAAAAGTCAGCGAAGATGAACTCACTTTAACAGCAGGAGAACGTGGACCAA from Staphylococcus condimenti carries:
- a CDS encoding putative hydro-lyase, with the protein product MTDLQNIEPHALRKLIRDKKVTGHTSGMAKGYIQANVVILPLDYAYDFLKFCFKNPKTCPLLDISEVGEVNFSKYGKDADITTDVGAYRVYENGELIETPTDVKHLFNDQMVSFLIGCSFTFEHALLEAGIPLRHLEEGHNVPMYITNIPAEPAGRFDGNITVSMRPMTMKDAIRATEITTHFKNVHGTPIHIGNPADIGIKDLEKPNFGEPVKIKENEVPVFWGCGVTPQSVALDAKPELIITHAPGHMFITDVKDSELSD